The bacterium genome contains the following window.
GTCGCCCAAACGCCTTAGTTGGGTTTTCGTAAATATCGATCTCGTCCTTTCTCCAATGGTTTTGCCCCGCTGTGAAAACACATAACACAGGAAGTCTTTGTATCTCCGATAATCATTATCCATCAACAATGGAGCCGGTCTTTTGTGCAGGTGCACAAATACGACGCGAACGCTGGGTGCGGGTGAAAAGTCTGTGCTGCGAAAGTTGTGTATTATTGAAAGCTCAAAGCGCGGCTTGATGAGGAGCGATTTTAGCGACTCCGTGGAATAAGGCAGTCCCAAGTACTTCTTGGCTGCTTCTTTTTGCATTATAAGATAGGCATCTGTTGGCTGATGAATGCTATTTGTGATATGAGCTACAATGGCGGACGTAATATTGAACGGTATGCTGGCAAATATTTTGAACTTCCGGCTTGAAAGATCGAATGCAAGGAAGTCGCCATGGTGGATCGCGACATTATTGATGGACCTGAAGTCTTGCACAAGATTGTTATATAAGTCGGTGTCATACTCAACAGCTATCACCTGTGAGCAGACCCGGGCGAGCTGCCGGGTAATGATCCCTTTGCCAGGGCCGATTTCAACGATGATATCGGCTTGCTTGATATTTGCTAAGTTTATGAGCTCCATTACCAGCGTGCGACTGTGCAGGAAATTTTGTGAATGCGATAACTCGGGATGGTACATGTTCGCCTCCAAAATAGGTGTGTCGGAGGCGACATTCCGGGCGAAGTCAAGATGACGACCAGCCGCGCGAATGCGGGATTATATGGTGATTATAAGCGTGGTTAAGTGCCACCTCGGAATGCAGGAATGAACGCCCCGACAGGCGACCGTGCATAATGCGCACGGCAACCTGAATGAGAACCGTTTATGGTTCATATCAGATTGTTCATATCCTCTGCTTCAATCCCGTGGCTCCTTTGTTGTAGTGGCGACCGGCAGCAAGGATTTTGCGGGGTCACATTATGATATAGCCAAGCCGACAGATGTTACTAAATGACATATGATATTTTGTCCGGAGTCACTCAGTTGTCGGTCGAGCTACAGTTGAAATGTCCTCAGTCGACCTGACTACGGTGGCTGTTTCGGAGTCGGACATCTCCCTGCAGACTATTCCCGTCACGATTACATAGTCACCGGTCTCGAACTGGCTTGTGTCTTCATCTGTTCTGATCTCTATTCCCGATGCGCTGCGTTCGGATACTGATTTCGACCCGTCGGATATGACTAAATACCCTTCACCGGAGTCTGTCACCATGCCGCATACTCTGACCAGCAGACCGGTCGGGTCGAGGTATGGCAGAGTAATGAAGCTGCTGCGCATATAAAACGGTTTGATCTCACTTTGGAGAGTCGTATCCGTCAACACAGCCGAATCGATCATCTTCTCACCATAGCGCTCGCTCATCACGCCGGATACATTGACCAGTGCGCCGGGCTCAAGACTGCTGACGGTTGCGCATCTGATCCCGGATGTTCTGTTGAGTTCCTCGACATATACGCAGTTATCAAACACAGCCGAGACGACTTTTCCCTTTAATAGGATCGAACCGCTTGAGCCTTGCTTAGCCTGGCCGATTGAGTTTTCAGCAGTGTCGAGAATGATGGTAAAAGGCTCTGAAGAACCGGCGCTGCTCGTAAGCGACGCCCAATTTGTCGCTTTGATGCAGACGTAATATACGGCTCCAGCTTCGATTGGCTGTGTAGAAATCGCCGCCGATACTGATCTGCCTGCGGTCTTCCAGCCGATAACGTCACTGCAGCCCGGCTGAGTCCCAATGGCATATGAATAGTATTGTATGCCGGATTCAGGATCGGAGGCCGACCATGAACAATCGAGAGTCTGCCCGCTGGTCAGTATCTGATCGTCAATCGTGACCGCCGGTGTTGCCGGAGCGGTGGTATCACCCGATGCGCTGTCCCTGAAGCAGTAGACGCAGCCGTCATCCGAACCGATGATGACGGACCCGTCCGGTCCGAGAGCAGGTGAAGACATGATCGACTGCGAGACCTTATGCTTCCATATCTGTGTGCCGTCGGGGTCAACCGCATACATCGAGCCGTCCGCGCAGCCGAAGTATATAATGCCGTCATGAGCAATCGCCGGTGAAGATTTTACTGCACCCGACAGGCTCATATGCCAAAGCGTTGTTCCGTTTGAATCAAGAGCATAAAACACGCCCGTGCTGCCGACGATTCCCGCTCCGAAATAGATATTGCCATCTGAGTCTATGGCGGCTGATGAGTCCGGTATAAAGCCGATATATTTGCTCCACTTCTTCGTGCCGTCTGAGTTGAGTGCATAGAAAACGGAGTCGCCCGAGCCTATGTATACAACTCCGTTTGCATCCACTGCCGGTGATGAATCGATGGCGCTGCCAGTCTGATATGTCCACTTCGTAGAGCCGCTGGAGGTCAGAGCATAGACTTTGCTGTCACTACAGCCGAAGTATATGGAGCCGTCAGTCCCTATAGCGGGCGATGACCATACCGCGCCGCCAGCCGTATATTTCCATTTTACGGTCCCGTCGGCTTTGACGGCGTATATGCGGCCATCCTGACAGCCGAATATGATCGTGCCGTCGGATGCAAGGTTTGGCGATGACCAGATCATGCCGCCGGCCTGATATTTCCATCTCAACTCGCCGGTCGAGCTGATGCAGTAGAGACAGCCGTCATATGAGCCCACATAGATATTGCCGCAGGAGTCGATGGCGGGCGATGAGTCTATGCAGCCGCCTGTCTGATACGACCAGCGCAGTGTTCCCAATGAATTGAAAGCATAGAGCACACCGTCGCTGGAGCCGATATATATCGTGCCATCAGCCGCGATTGCGGCGGACGATTCGACATATCCCTGAGTCTGATGATACCAGAGTATGTTGCCGGTCAGGCTTGCGGAGACGACTGAGCAGCCGGTATTTGCCGAGTCACAGCGATATTTCGGCCATACTGTGACCCCATGTTGATATTCTATCCCGTCACTGTATCCCGGCTCGCTGGTCAGCCCGGCATTGTTTTTTGCCTTGACTGTGAAATAATACTGCATATCGGTTTGAAGGCTCAGACCCGAGACTGTCGCACCGGCTTGTGAACCGCTCGATTGCCAGCAGGCAATATCGGATGCGCCGGCAGTGGTTCCCACACAGAAGAGATACTCATATATGCCGGACTCATTGTCGGTCGATGTCCATGCCGCGTGCAGGCTGTCGGAAGAGTATGTAAAGTCTCCGTCATCAGTGACAACCGGAGTCGATGGCGCAGTCGTATCTATCGTAATGCCGTCGGATGAGCCGTTCTCGCTCTCCAGTCCTGCGCCATTCGTGGCTCGGATGGTAAAGTAGTATGCGCCGCCATTTGAGAGAGCCAAGCCGGTAAGGGTTACGGAATTTTGAGTCGTGATCATCCAGGCAACTGTGTCGCTCGAACCGGCGGACGTGCCCACACAGTAGGCATATTGTTTGATCCCGGATTCAGCATCTTGTGAGCTCCAGCTTGCATGCAGGCTGGTTGCATCCGTCGAGTATGCGCCGTCATCCGTCACGATAGGCGTCGAAGGCGCGGTATCATCGACTTGTATCGGGTCACTGACTTCCGCATCGCTCCATACTCCCACGCTGTTTTGTGCACGCGCTGCCAAATAATAAGTCGTATTCCAGTCGAACGAGCCGTTTATCACGAACTCCTGGCCTGATACTGCGGACTGCCAGTCAGGTGAAGACGGCACGTCGGGTGAGGTCAACAGAGCGTATTGAGTCTCTGATATCCCTGACTCAGGATCGGATGCGCTTATTGTCGCTTTGAGCTGAGTGGAGGTCGCGCTCGTCGTGATATTGTCTATGACAGG
Protein-coding sequences here:
- the erm gene encoding 23S ribosomal RNA methyltransferase Erm, translated to MYHPELSHSQNFLHSRTLVMELINLANIKQADIIVEIGPGKGIITRQLARVCSQVIAVEYDTDLYNNLVQDFRSINNVAIHHGDFLAFDLSSRKFKIFASIPFNITSAIVAHITNSIHQPTDAYLIMQKEAAKKYLGLPYSTESLKSLLIKPRFELSIIHNFRSTDFSPAPSVRVVFVHLHKRPAPLLMDNDYRRYKDFLCYVFSQRGKTIGERTRSIFTKTQLRRLGDQLRFSTAAGLIDLSFDQWLSIFSCYSERVSPEKQKLVKGAYIKLKRQQDRLEKIHRSRTGRRSGRTHQ
- a CDS encoding PQQ-binding-like beta-propeller repeat protein; this translates as MRGRAFPTILPFIAALLVCCGQTCAQLADSPWPCFRHDQFHSARSEYTGPTSGVLTWTNQVGGTGLASPAVGDDRIYVVSSGLLIAVSFSGEVLWSYDCGSTGSSSPAIASNGTVYVASSNGYLYAVSSSGSLVWKKSLQGASDCSPTIGTDGTIYVGGSAKKLLAFYASGTQKFCYTSGGVISSSAAIASDGTIYFGCEDGYLYALYSNGSLKWKFAAASSAAIKSSPAIGSDGRIYFGTMAGHMYAVRPAGTQIWRFASSGAIVSSPAIASDGSIIFGSRDGSLYCLNTSGSQQWKYYVGSYVDSSAAIDSVGNVYFGSSGGSVYALDESGSLIWSASMGTGVTSSPAIGDQGTLYVLSYDGTLSAFGSDTTPPPAPTVTDDGVYSTLPTTLHASWACDDPESGIKQYEYAIGTAPGEDDLVAFTSVGTATEITCADIALVNGADYYFSVRATNRVGLVGDVGTSDGIRVDYTPPTTPLVIDDGDWTSSSGQLHIVFGSGDTESGIERYEYSIGTAAGLSDIFGWTDSGTTKERTITGLALSHGVSYYASVRAYNHAGLMSEGHSGGIKPDLTKPVIDNITTSATSTQLKATISASDPESGISETQYALLTSPDVPSSPDWQSAVSGQEFVINGSFDWNTTYYLAARAQNSVGVWSDAEVSDPIQVDDTAPSTPIVTDDGAYSTDATSLHASWSSQDAESGIKQYAYCVGTSAGSSDTVAWMITTQNSVTLTGLALSNGGAYYFTIRATNGAGLESENGSSDGITIDTTAPSTPVVTDDGDFTYSSDSLHAAWTSTDNESGIYEYLFCVGTTAGASDIACWQSSGSQAGATVSGLSLQTDMQYYFTVKAKNNAGLTSEPGYSDGIEYQHGVTVWPKYRCDSANTGCSVVSASLTGNILWYHQTQGYVESSAAIAADGTIYIGSSDGVLYAFNSLGTLRWSYQTGGCIDSSPAIDSCGNIYVGSYDGCLYCISSTGELRWKYQAGGMIWSSPNLASDGTIIFGCQDGRIYAVKADGTVKWKYTAGGAVWSSPAIGTDGSIYFGCSDSKVYALTSSGSTKWTYQTGSAIDSSPAVDANGVVYIGSGDSVFYALNSDGTKKWSKYIGFIPDSSAAIDSDGNIYFGAGIVGSTGVFYALDSNGTTLWHMSLSGAVKSSPAIAHDGIIYFGCADGSMYAVDPDGTQIWKHKVSQSIMSSPALGPDGSVIIGSDDGCVYCFRDSASGDTTAPATPAVTIDDQILTSGQTLDCSWSASDPESGIQYYSYAIGTQPGCSDVIGWKTAGRSVSAAISTQPIEAGAVYYVCIKATNWASLTSSAGSSEPFTIILDTAENSIGQAKQGSSGSILLKGKVVSAVFDNCVYVEELNRTSGIRCATVSSLEPGALVNVSGVMSERYGEKMIDSAVLTDTTLQSEIKPFYMRSSFITLPYLDPTGLLVRVCGMVTDSGEGYLVISDGSKSVSERSASGIEIRTDEDTSQFETGDYVIVTGIVCREMSDSETATVVRSTEDISTVARPTTE